One part of the Chryseobacterium mulctrae genome encodes these proteins:
- a CDS encoding TonB-dependent receptor → MAAVCFSSVVFAQQKYSVSGTVKDKKNGELLLGVVVKVAEDPTISVAANEYGFYSLSLPKGSYTLVVSNPGFKDFQQIINVEDNMKQNLQLDQEGEERTAKIDEVIISSVKKDKNLSSAQMGTETLSIKQIDKLPVLFGEKDVMKTIQLLPGIKSSGEGSSGFSVRGGATDQNLILLDEAAVYNASHLLGFFSTFNSDALKDVSIIKGNSPAQYGGRLSSVLDVKMKDGNNKDYNVNGGIGLISSRLSVEGPIQKEKSSFIVSGRRTYADVFLKATDDFKDSKLYFYDLNLKANYQINDNNRLYLSGYFGRDVLGLGDTFSTDWGNTTATLRWNSIINSKLFSNTSFIYSNYNYNVSLSSNNNTFGLDSEIEDWNLKQDFSWFAGNKHSVKFGLQSIYHTITPSSASGTSVSSFPRNPRYSWENAVYINDDFKATEKLTINYGARLAMFSVLGGDTFNTYENGVLTDSEYLEKGKFGKTYVNIEPRITANYRINEVSSIKGGYSRNTQNLHLLSNSGSGNPTDQWIGSSYTVKPEIADQISAGYSRNFNNNNYELNAEIYYKSMQNQIDYKNGAQISFDTAADVESELLFGKGRAYGLELIAKKKSGKLTGWISYTLSKTERKIKGINDNEWYDARQDKTHDLSIVATYQLNPKWSFSGLFLYSTGNAVTFPTGKYELNGQTVFQYSSRNADRMPAYHRMDLSATYEPESNKRFKGSWSFGIYNVYGRQNAYTITFEDNPNNPGTTRAMQTSLFRWVPNITYNFKF, encoded by the coding sequence ATTGCTGCGGTCTGCTTTAGTTCGGTCGTTTTTGCCCAGCAAAAGTACTCGGTAAGCGGAACAGTAAAAGATAAAAAGAATGGCGAATTGCTCCTCGGAGTTGTCGTAAAAGTTGCCGAAGATCCTACTATTTCAGTCGCAGCCAACGAATACGGGTTTTACTCACTTTCGCTTCCTAAAGGTTCTTATACTTTAGTGGTTTCCAATCCTGGATTTAAAGATTTTCAGCAAATTATTAATGTTGAAGACAATATGAAGCAAAACCTTCAACTTGATCAGGAAGGTGAAGAAAGAACCGCTAAAATTGACGAGGTTATTATTTCTAGTGTTAAAAAAGATAAAAATCTTTCATCCGCACAAATGGGAACTGAAACTTTAAGCATTAAACAAATCGATAAACTTCCAGTTTTGTTTGGTGAAAAAGATGTGATGAAAACCATTCAGCTTTTGCCAGGAATTAAGAGTAGCGGTGAAGGAAGCAGCGGATTCTCTGTGAGAGGTGGCGCGACAGATCAAAATTTGATTTTATTGGATGAAGCAGCAGTTTATAACGCTTCGCATTTGCTTGGGTTTTTCAGTACATTTAATAGCGATGCATTGAAAGATGTGAGCATTATTAAAGGAAACAGTCCGGCTCAATATGGAGGTAGACTTTCTTCTGTTTTGGATGTAAAAATGAAAGATGGAAACAACAAAGATTACAACGTCAACGGAGGAATTGGTTTAATAAGCAGCCGTTTGAGTGTAGAAGGACCAATTCAAAAGGAAAAATCTTCATTCATTGTTTCGGGAAGACGAACGTATGCGGATGTTTTTCTGAAAGCAACAGACGATTTTAAAGACAGTAAATTGTATTTTTATGATTTAAATTTAAAAGCCAATTATCAAATTAATGATAATAACCGTTTATATTTATCGGGATATTTTGGAAGAGATGTTTTAGGTTTGGGCGATACTTTTTCTACAGATTGGGGAAATACAACAGCCACTCTACGCTGGAACAGTATTATCAACAGTAAATTATTTTCCAATACTTCATTTATTTACAGCAACTACAATTATAATGTAAGCTTAAGCAGCAACAACAATACTTTCGGATTGGATTCTGAGATTGAAGACTGGAATTTAAAGCAGGATTTCTCTTGGTTTGCAGGAAATAAGCATTCTGTTAAATTTGGTTTACAATCTATTTATCATACGATTACACCAAGTAGCGCTTCGGGAACGAGTGTAAGCAGTTTTCCGAGAAATCCGAGATATTCTTGGGAAAATGCAGTTTATATTAATGATGATTTTAAGGCAACAGAAAAACTAACTATTAATTACGGAGCAAGATTGGCAATGTTCTCTGTTTTAGGAGGTGATACTTTTAACACTTATGAAAATGGAGTATTAACAGATTCTGAATATTTAGAAAAAGGAAAATTCGGGAAAACGTATGTAAATATTGAGCCTAGAATTACAGCTAATTACAGAATTAATGAAGTAAGCAGTATTAAAGGAGGGTATTCCAGAAATACTCAAAATTTACACTTATTAAGCAACAGCGGAAGCGGAAACCCAACCGATCAGTGGATTGGAAGCAGCTATACCGTAAAACCTGAAATCGCAGACCAAATCAGTGCAGGTTACAGTCGAAACTTCAACAATAATAATTATGAATTGAATGCTGAGATTTATTACAAATCAATGCAAAATCAAATTGATTATAAAAACGGAGCGCAAATTTCATTCGATACTGCAGCCGATGTTGAAAGTGAATTGTTATTTGGAAAAGGTAGAGCTTACGGTTTAGAATTAATCGCCAAAAAGAAAAGCGGAAAACTGACCGGATGGATTTCTTATACTTTGTCTAAAACCGAAAGAAAAATCAAAGGAATCAACGATAACGAATGGTATGATGCAAGACAAGACAAAACACATGATCTTTCTATTGTAGCAACGTATCAGCTTAACCCGAAATGGTCTTTCTCAGGATTATTCCTTTACAGCACAGGAAATGCAGTGACTTTCCCAACCGGAAAATACGAACTGAACGGGCAAACCGTTTTCCAGTACAGCAGCAGAAATGCAGACAGAATGCCCGCTTATCACAGAATGGATTTGAGTGCAACGTATGAACCAGAATCCAACAAACGTTTTAAAGGTTCTTGGTCTTTTGGAATTTATAATGTCTATGGAAGACAAAACGCTTACACCATTACTTTTGAAGACAATCCGAATAATCCGGGAACAACAAGAGCGATGCAGACTTCATTGTTCCGTTGGGTTCCGAACATTACTTATAATTTCAAATTTTAA
- a CDS encoding CheR family methyltransferase has product MLEQSIIKDEEVEFLIKDVYELYGYDFSGYSRASFKRRVNRICLIERFTSFAELRYTLINEPEYLKRFVEEVTVNVTEMFRDPHFFKGLRKKILPQLGTYPLIRIWVAGCSTGEEAYSMAILLKEANLYHKSLIYGTDLNPSVLETARAGVFPLQQMKLYSENYMLSGGKKDFSDYYTANYDSVKFDKSLQEKLILSTHNLVSDSSFNSFQLIICRNVLIYFDRGLQERVFRLFDNSLENLGFLALGAKETIRFSKLDKNFHQIDDQRIWKKIDHH; this is encoded by the coding sequence ATGCTCGAACAAAGTATCATAAAAGATGAAGAAGTAGAATTTCTTATTAAAGATGTCTACGAACTGTACGGATATGATTTTTCCGGGTACAGCAGAGCTTCTTTTAAGCGGAGGGTCAACCGTATTTGCTTGATAGAAAGATTCACAAGCTTTGCAGAATTGCGTTATACCCTCATCAATGAGCCGGAATATTTGAAACGTTTTGTAGAAGAAGTAACAGTAAATGTTACAGAAATGTTCCGTGATCCTCATTTTTTTAAAGGGTTAAGGAAAAAAATTTTACCGCAGTTGGGAACTTATCCTTTGATCCGAATTTGGGTTGCAGGTTGTTCTACAGGCGAAGAAGCATATTCTATGGCAATTTTGTTGAAAGAAGCCAATCTCTATCATAAATCTTTAATCTACGGAACAGATCTGAATCCTTCGGTTTTAGAAACAGCAAGAGCGGGAGTTTTTCCTTTGCAACAAATGAAACTATATTCTGAAAATTATATGCTTTCTGGCGGAAAAAAAGATTTTTCAGATTATTATACTGCGAATTATGATAGTGTAAAATTTGATAAAAGCCTTCAAGAGAAGCTTATTTTATCGACTCACAATCTGGTTTCAGATAGTTCGTTTAACAGCTTTCAGTTGATTATCTGCAGAAACGTTCTTATTTATTTTGATCGTGGTTTGCAGGAAAGGGTTTTCAGACTTTTTGATAACAGCTTAGAAAATTTAGGCTTTTTGGCTTTAGGAGCAAAAGAGACGATTAGATTTTCTAAATTAGACAAAAATTTCCACCAGATTGACGATCAGAGAATCTGGAAAAAAATAGATCATCACTAA
- a CDS encoding bifunctional helix-turn-helix transcriptional regulator/GNAT family N-acetyltransferase, which yields MEIFNRTGKMALGSRLRLLTSKVTEDAAQIYELYNIEGFSPKWFPVFFVLSETEEITITEIAKEIGHSQPSVTKIIKEMTKAGLVNDKLNSNDKRRNVVGLTTEGISLAKKMIEEQCTDIDVAIDEIISEATNNLWEALAEWEFLLEQKSLLKRVKDQKKLRESKDVKIVEYEPKYQSAFKALNEEWISTFFEMEEADYKALENPKEYILDKGGKIFVALYKDEPLGVCALIKMNDQNYDFEMAKMAVSPKAQSKNLGWLLGQAIIDSAKQLGASKIYLESNTILKPAINLYHKMGFEKIVVHQTPYKRCNIQMELNLKK from the coding sequence ATGGAAATATTCAACCGTACAGGAAAAATGGCTTTAGGAAGCAGATTAAGATTGTTGACAAGTAAAGTTACTGAAGATGCAGCTCAGATTTATGAGCTGTATAATATTGAAGGTTTTTCTCCAAAATGGTTCCCCGTTTTCTTTGTTCTCTCTGAAACAGAAGAAATAACCATTACCGAAATCGCTAAAGAAATCGGACATTCGCAACCTTCTGTTACGAAAATTATCAAAGAAATGACCAAAGCAGGTTTGGTAAATGACAAACTTAACTCCAATGATAAACGGAGAAACGTTGTTGGTCTTACAACCGAAGGAATTTCTTTAGCTAAAAAAATGATTGAAGAACAATGCACCGATATTGATGTGGCGATTGACGAAATCATCAGCGAAGCGACTAACAATCTTTGGGAAGCATTGGCAGAATGGGAGTTTTTACTGGAACAAAAATCTTTATTGAAAAGAGTAAAAGATCAAAAAAAACTGCGTGAAAGTAAAGATGTTAAAATTGTAGAATACGAACCCAAATATCAATCAGCTTTCAAAGCTTTGAACGAAGAATGGATTTCTACCTTTTTTGAAATGGAAGAAGCCGATTATAAAGCATTAGAAAATCCCAAAGAATATATTCTGGATAAAGGCGGAAAAATATTTGTCGCTCTTTATAAGGACGAACCTTTAGGAGTTTGCGCTTTAATAAAAATGAATGACCAAAATTATGATTTTGAAATGGCAAAAATGGCTGTTTCACCAAAAGCTCAGAGTAAAAACCTAGGTTGGCTTTTAGGACAGGCAATTATAGATTCTGCGAAACAATTGGGAGCATCAAAAATATATTTAGAAAGCAATACCATTCTGAAACCTGCTATTAATTTATACCATAAAATGGGTTTTGAAAAAATTGTAGTTCATCAAACGCCTTACAAACGCTGCAATATTCAAATGGAATTAAATTTAAAAAAATAA
- a CDS encoding helix-turn-helix domain-containing protein — protein MKEKIIRVISEFNSELKLQGFKAFQIESDSNDTRTYSRKEFYKICLTTGKSKIHYSDKTFEQEGTILFFGNPHIPYSWETISTTYVGYTILFSAEFFKNSERSESLQQSSFFKIGGTPVLKITSEQRDFLNTIFQKMITEQESDYVYKDELIRNYISLIIHESLKMEPSENYEQNKNASSRLSSVFLELLERQFPIETTANPLQLKTAQHYAQHLNVHVNYLNRAVKEITGKSTTNHITERIITEAKALLQHTDWSVSEIAYALGFEYPTYFNNFFKKQTGTNPKSFRLTEV, from the coding sequence ATGAAAGAGAAGATTATCAGAGTAATTTCAGAATTTAATAGTGAACTGAAGCTTCAGGGATTTAAGGCATTTCAAATTGAAAGTGATAGCAATGACACACGTACCTACAGCCGAAAAGAGTTCTATAAAATATGTCTTACCACCGGAAAAAGTAAGATTCATTATTCTGATAAAACCTTTGAGCAGGAAGGTACAATTCTATTTTTTGGTAATCCGCATATCCCTTATTCTTGGGAAACTATTTCTACAACATATGTGGGATATACAATTCTTTTCTCTGCTGAATTTTTTAAGAATTCAGAGCGTTCGGAAAGCTTACAGCAGTCTTCTTTTTTTAAAATTGGCGGAACCCCGGTTTTAAAAATTACATCTGAGCAAAGAGATTTTCTCAATACTATTTTTCAGAAAATGATTACCGAACAAGAAAGTGATTATGTGTATAAAGATGAATTAATTAGAAATTACATCAGTCTTATTATTCATGAATCTCTCAAGATGGAACCCTCTGAAAATTACGAACAAAATAAAAATGCGTCTTCAAGATTATCTTCAGTTTTTCTGGAGTTACTAGAAAGACAATTTCCAATTGAAACAACAGCAAATCCTCTTCAGCTAAAAACAGCGCAACACTATGCTCAGCATTTGAATGTACATGTAAATTATCTAAATCGTGCTGTAAAAGAGATAACCGGAAAATCAACAACAAATCATATTACTGAGCGCATCATCACAGAAGCCAAAGCACTTTTGCAACACACAGATTGGAGTGTTTCAGAAATTGCCTATGCTCTCGGATTTGAATATCCAACTTACTTCAACAACTTTTTTAAAAAACAAACAGGAACTAATCCCAAGTCTTTTCGATTAACTGAGGTTTGA
- a CDS encoding transposase, whose translation MLPHLSKGKRGFSTRFDLGKIFKLIIKRLKTGCQWRELSLKEYFSKETISWQLVYYYFNKWCKDGSFKRIWISLLQNNKRKLDLSSVQLDGSHTRSKTGGESVGYQGRKSSKTSNCIFLCDNQGQMLSMGKPISGEHHDLYNIEDTLEEIFGLLDAADIECKGLFLNADSGFDSKKLRDMLYKKEIIGNIKGNPRNRDTKNEKYFDNELYKRRFKIEKANAWLDSFKALLVRFETLNITWTNLHYLAFSILFLRKIKV comes from the coding sequence ATTTTACCTCATTTAAGCAAAGGCAAACGAGGGTTTTCCACGAGATTTGATTTAGGAAAAATCTTTAAACTCATTATAAAACGATTGAAAACAGGCTGCCAATGGCGGGAATTAAGCCTCAAAGAATATTTTTCAAAAGAAACAATAAGCTGGCAATTAGTCTATTATTATTTCAATAAATGGTGTAAGGACGGCTCTTTCAAAAGAATTTGGATTTCTCTTCTTCAAAATAATAAAAGGAAATTAGATCTTTCCAGTGTCCAATTGGATGGAAGCCATACCCGAAGTAAAACAGGAGGAGAATCGGTAGGTTATCAGGGAAGAAAATCATCTAAGACCAGTAATTGTATTTTTCTCTGTGATAATCAGGGACAAATGCTTTCAATGGGAAAGCCAATAAGCGGTGAACATCATGATCTTTATAATATTGAAGATACTTTGGAAGAGATTTTCGGTCTTCTGGATGCTGCTGATATAGAGTGTAAGGGATTATTTCTTAATGCCGACTCTGGTTTTGACAGTAAAAAACTTAGAGATATGCTGTATAAAAAAGAAATTATTGGAAATATCAAAGGGAATCCTCGTAACAGGGATACAAAGAATGAAAAATATTTTGATAATGAGTTGTATAAAAGAAGATTCAAAATAGAAAAAGCAAATGCATGGCTTGATAGCTTCAAAGCTTTATTAGTAAGATTTGAGACTTTGAATATTACTTGGACAAATCTACATTATCTCGCTTTCTCTATTTTGTTTCTCAGAAAAATAAAAGTTTAA
- a CDS encoding DUF4249 domain-containing protein, giving the protein MKNIFLIILSLFLVTSCEKEIDLDLEDQSGSIVIEGNVTDQTGLYYVKITKSVAFTQANQYPAIENAQVVLSDNTGQTETLLYVGNGRYRTSSFVGQSGRTYTLKIQAEGKEYTSTSTMPEAVSFDDLEQDSFTVGGETSYTILPVFTDPVALGNRYLFSYTVNNMPKQYFSEFSDNVNNGMPNQRPLLLPNDDGEDPDDVKVVVGDTIHVEMQCIDNNVYTFYSALLQLSGGGAGGGVTPSNPPSNISNGALGYFSAHTVRKKSIVIQ; this is encoded by the coding sequence ATGAAAAATATATTTTTAATCATATTATCTCTCTTTTTGGTAACCTCTTGTGAAAAAGAAATTGATCTCGATTTGGAAGACCAAAGCGGAAGTATTGTTATTGAAGGAAATGTAACCGATCAGACTGGTCTGTATTACGTAAAAATTACAAAATCGGTTGCTTTTACTCAAGCCAATCAATATCCGGCAATAGAAAATGCACAAGTTGTTTTAAGTGATAATACAGGACAAACCGAAACTTTATTATATGTAGGAAACGGAAGATACAGAACATCCTCTTTTGTAGGACAATCTGGCAGAACCTATACTTTGAAAATTCAGGCTGAAGGAAAAGAATACACTTCAACAAGCACAATGCCCGAAGCTGTTTCTTTTGATGATTTAGAACAGGATTCTTTTACTGTGGGTGGAGAAACCAGTTATACGATTTTACCGGTATTTACTGATCCTGTCGCTTTAGGTAACCGTTATTTGTTCAGCTATACCGTAAATAATATGCCTAAGCAATATTTTTCGGAGTTTTCTGATAATGTAAACAACGGAATGCCTAATCAGAGACCCTTACTCCTTCCAAACGATGATGGTGAAGATCCTGATGATGTAAAAGTGGTTGTAGGTGATACCATTCATGTAGAAATGCAGTGTATCGACAATAATGTGTACACATTTTACTCGGCATTACTTCAACTTTCCGGAGGCGGCGCAGGTGGCGGCGTTACACCAAGTAACCCACCGAGTAACATCAGCAATGGTGCTTTAGGATATTTTTCAGCACATACCGTGAGGAAAAAAAGTATCGTGATTCAATAA
- a CDS encoding outer membrane beta-barrel protein, whose protein sequence is MKKILAPVALLIGTLAFSQTEKDTIESKVKEIEEVTFVARKPTVESKVDRTVFNVANSSILAGNTTWDVLRMTPLLSVDSNDALKAEGESVTVYINDRKSVFTGKELKEYLQTMPADNLMKIEVITSPSSRYEATGSVINIVLKKRDDEGMKGSVTFNNRQNTQNSQYTNLNLNYHKKNFTQTLVGSYSDNMWIQRNSFLNTVYKNNVVTEGSTKNIYNWKNPSISSTSEYELNDKNTVGVILEAYRGKRSNTSEVNGSRSENNLLNYSYDQNQSSSTINSNFGTNVFYKYYDKEKNRILDVNLGTNYAGESDDSYFIQNKVFSNKTEIQEVGVLSDVENRNYYIKVDYTQPLGKSGGNFEVGGKIDFNNNVIPNQLYGTQLTGLSTGDIFHYEDNISSVYANYSKTFFKKLETRIGLRYEYIDYKFRQDIAGTSRNDSYGKFLPNILVKYSFSDKYDLSLTYNKNIWRPWYAEFNPFMQPTNDGFYSRGNMDLNPNPSDRLYMKFGFLKKYFLSARYTFTDQDYWTTYIPEGKKIIQQEANFVGKVHKYYLYANTNQSLLKNKLNVNMSFGWNYIDNSDFNTRNELKLETNYISYWAGSTNLTYTNLFNKNINLSAWVEISNQNNGNSIANKTNVFHNISATKIFPKTQLEFSLQLMNIFARPMFDSTTFSPTGSQRNSTRSDWYGASFSIVKRFGNQKVKENTKTDVEKNSSGGK, encoded by the coding sequence ATGAAAAAGATATTAGCACCAGTTGCTTTATTAATAGGAACTCTAGCTTTTTCTCAAACTGAAAAAGACACCATAGAATCAAAAGTAAAAGAAATAGAAGAAGTCACTTTTGTTGCAAGAAAACCAACGGTAGAATCTAAGGTTGACCGTACTGTTTTTAATGTAGCAAATAGTTCTATTCTTGCAGGGAACACCACTTGGGATGTTCTTAGAATGACACCTTTATTGAGCGTTGACAGCAATGATGCTTTAAAAGCCGAAGGAGAATCTGTTACCGTTTATATCAACGACAGAAAATCTGTTTTTACCGGAAAAGAATTAAAAGAATACCTGCAAACTATGCCTGCAGATAATCTGATGAAAATTGAGGTTATTACAAGCCCGTCTTCAAGATATGAGGCAACAGGATCTGTAATCAATATTGTTCTGAAGAAACGTGATGATGAGGGAATGAAAGGAAGTGTAACATTTAATAACAGACAAAATACTCAAAATTCTCAGTACACCAACCTTAACCTTAATTATCATAAGAAAAACTTCACCCAGACACTTGTAGGAAGCTACAGTGATAATATGTGGATACAAAGAAATTCATTTCTGAATACAGTTTATAAGAATAATGTAGTGACAGAAGGATCTACAAAGAATATCTATAATTGGAAGAACCCTTCTATTTCTTCAACTTCAGAATATGAGTTGAATGATAAAAATACAGTGGGAGTAATTCTTGAAGCTTACCGAGGTAAAAGAAGCAATACATCAGAAGTAAATGGATCACGCTCTGAGAATAATCTATTAAATTATTCTTATGATCAAAATCAGAGCTCATCAACGATTAACTCTAATTTTGGGACTAATGTTTTTTATAAATATTATGATAAAGAGAAAAACAGAATTCTAGATGTTAATTTGGGAACAAACTACGCCGGAGAATCTGATGACAGTTATTTTATCCAAAATAAAGTATTTTCAAATAAAACAGAAATTCAGGAAGTAGGTGTACTTTCTGATGTTGAAAACAGAAATTATTACATTAAAGTTGATTATACTCAACCTTTAGGAAAATCCGGAGGTAATTTTGAGGTCGGTGGTAAAATTGATTTTAATAATAATGTAATACCCAATCAGCTTTACGGAACTCAATTGACAGGTTTAAGTACAGGAGATATTTTCCATTATGAAGATAATATCAGTTCAGTTTACGCTAATTATTCTAAAACTTTCTTCAAAAAATTAGAAACAAGAATTGGTTTACGCTATGAATACATCGATTACAAATTTCGTCAGGATATAGCGGGAACATCAAGAAACGACTCTTATGGCAAATTTTTACCTAATATTTTAGTTAAATATTCTTTTTCAGACAAATATGATTTAAGCTTAACATATAATAAAAATATTTGGCGACCTTGGTATGCGGAATTCAACCCTTTTATGCAGCCTACCAATGATGGATTTTATTCTCGCGGAAATATGGATCTAAATCCCAACCCAAGTGACAGACTCTATATGAAATTCGGATTCTTAAAGAAATATTTTCTTTCTGCAAGATATACTTTCACAGATCAGGATTACTGGACAACTTATATACCCGAAGGCAAGAAAATTATTCAACAGGAAGCCAATTTTGTTGGCAAAGTTCACAAATACTATCTGTACGCCAATACCAATCAGTCTCTTCTTAAAAACAAACTGAATGTAAATATGAGTTTCGGATGGAATTATATTGATAACAGTGATTTTAATACAAGAAATGAACTAAAACTGGAAACTAATTACATAAGTTATTGGGCAGGTTCTACTAATTTAACCTACACTAATCTTTTTAATAAAAACATCAATTTAAGCGCTTGGGTAGAAATTTCTAATCAAAACAACGGTAACTCTATTGCCAACAAGACCAATGTCTTTCATAATATTTCAGCAACGAAGATTTTCCCGAAAACTCAGTTGGAATTCAGCTTACAGTTGATGAATATTTTTGCAAGACCAATGTTTGATTCTACTACATTTAGTCCGACCGGAAGCCAGAGAAATTCAACAAGATCAGACTGGTACGGAGCTTCGTTTTCTATTGTAAAGCGATTCGGAAACCAGAAAGTAAAAGAAAATACCAAAACCGATGTTGAGAAAAACAGCAGTGGTGGAAAATAA
- a CDS encoding DUF4272 domain-containing protein — protein sequence MTEEQKIKVREFNNQIIADKNYRFNSWLPVLEDPDMRSLDEIKGRMSVMNALINISFEAPITFIRKWIEKHDLTSHLSNWENEILLKDNDELSDYEINSLRWYLEGLWALMWATKTVPNLDETEWCGENMATFLPNLEENESNEKISQLKELRTDDEVYNMLDLYYRFHWYCVDERIKGVEAKINEGIVYERRKALEWLINKDSDWDDIEMGT from the coding sequence ATGACTGAAGAACAAAAGATTAAAGTAAGAGAATTTAATAATCAAATCATAGCCGATAAAAATTACAGATTTAATTCGTGGCTTCCGGTTTTGGAAGATCCTGATATGAGAAGTTTAGACGAAATAAAAGGTAGGATGTCGGTAATGAATGCTTTGATCAATATTTCGTTTGAAGCACCCATAACTTTCATCAGAAAATGGATTGAAAAGCATGATCTGACTTCACATCTTTCTAATTGGGAAAACGAAATTCTGCTTAAAGATAATGATGAATTAAGTGATTACGAAATCAATTCTCTACGCTGGTATCTTGAAGGACTTTGGGCGTTAATGTGGGCAACGAAAACAGTTCCAAATCTTGATGAAACCGAGTGGTGTGGTGAAAATATGGCAACATTTCTACCCAATCTTGAAGAAAATGAAAGTAATGAAAAAATCAGCCAGTTAAAAGAACTGAGAACTGATGATGAAGTTTACAATATGCTTGATTTATATTACCGTTTTCATTGGTATTGTGTTGATGAGAGAATTAAAGGAGTTGAAGCTAAAATTAACGAAGGTATAGTCTACGAAAGAAGAAAAGCTTTGGAATGGCTCATCAACAAAGATTCTGATTGGGATGATATCGAAATGGGAACTTAA
- a CDS encoding chemotaxis protein CheB gives MQTEGKNTELVLIGGSAGSLQVILEMIKNINEKLNFPIILVLHRKAQSTNILQTLLQQFISTEVVEIDDKTDIKKNKIYIVPADYHLLFENKKTMSLDSSEKMNYSRPSIDVTFKSAAEVYGKTLVGILLSGANADGVEGLSYIKKNNGKVWIQNPETAEVNYMPKHAVEEVKYDLLITPDNLADYINDL, from the coding sequence ATGCAAACTGAAGGCAAAAATACAGAATTGGTTTTGATCGGTGGATCTGCAGGAAGTCTGCAGGTTATTTTGGAAATGATTAAAAACATCAATGAGAAATTAAATTTCCCCATTATATTGGTCTTGCACAGAAAGGCACAATCAACCAATATTTTGCAGACCTTACTTCAACAATTCATTTCAACAGAAGTGGTGGAGATCGATGATAAAACGGATATTAAAAAAAATAAAATTTATATTGTTCCGGCAGATTATCATCTTTTATTTGAAAATAAAAAAACGATGTCTCTGGACAGTTCTGAGAAGATGAATTATTCGAGACCGTCAATTGATGTCACTTTTAAATCTGCCGCAGAAGTTTACGGAAAAACTTTGGTCGGGATTTTGCTTTCAGGAGCCAATGCAGACGGAGTAGAAGGTTTGTCTTATATTAAAAAAAATAACGGCAAAGTCTGGATTCAGAATCCGGAAACAGCCGAAGTAAATTATATGCCGAAGCACGCTGTAGAAGAAGTGAAATACGATCTGCTCATCACACCAGATAATCTGGCAGATTATATCAATGATTTATAA
- a CDS encoding response regulator encodes MSKKKILIFDDDKTILEVITIIFEENGYQVEISETSHDIIEKVSSFKPDVILMDNWIPRIGGVEATKLLKSHEEFKSIPVIYVTANNDIVALAKEAQADDYVAKPFNLEDLEDKVSMFLQEKA; translated from the coding sequence ATGAGTAAGAAGAAAATTTTGATTTTTGATGATGATAAAACCATTCTGGAAGTGATTACGATCATTTTTGAAGAAAACGGTTATCAGGTCGAAATTTCAGAAACATCTCATGATATTATCGAAAAGGTTTCAAGTTTTAAACCCGATGTAATTCTCATGGATAACTGGATTCCCAGAATTGGTGGAGTAGAGGCAACAAAGCTTTTAAAGAGTCATGAAGAATTTAAATCGATTCCGGTAATTTATGTAACGGCAAATAATGATATTGTGGCTTTGGCGAAAGAAGCTCAGGCAGATGATTACGTTGCAAAACCTTTTAATCTTGAAGATTTGGAAGATAAAGTTTCAATGTTTTTACAGGAAAAAGCTTAG
- a CDS encoding response regulator, whose product MNKKILIVDDDPRNIFALKLTLKARGYQIESSTMALEAIDMLKKDQDISVVLMDMMMPEMDGYEAIKIIRNTPGISQIPVIAVTAQAMPEDRQKCLDAGAQDYVSKPINVDILLTAVEKLS is encoded by the coding sequence ATGAATAAGAAAATCTTAATAGTGGATGATGATCCGCGAAATATATTTGCCCTAAAACTGACTTTAAAAGCGAGAGGATATCAGATTGAGAGTTCTACAATGGCCTTGGAAGCTATTGATATGCTTAAAAAAGATCAGGATATTTCTGTTGTTTTGATGGATATGATGATGCCCGAAATGGATGGTTACGAAGCGATAAAAATCATCCGAAATACACCGGGAATCAGCCAGATTCCTGTTATTGCGGTTACGGCGCAGGCAATGCCCGAAGATCGTCAGAAATGTCTGGATGCAGGAGCGCAGGATTATGTTTCAAAACCGATCAATGTTGATATATTGTTAACGGCTGTCGAAAAACTTTCTTAA